A DNA window from Pleuronectes platessa chromosome 19, fPlePla1.1, whole genome shotgun sequence contains the following coding sequences:
- the hook3 gene encoding protein Hook homolog 3 isoform X4: MSRTGTLDRMELCGSLLTWIQTFGVEAPCKTVDDLTSGIVMAQALQKIDIVYFSDAWIGRIKPDVGDNWRLKISNLKKILKGVLDYNQEILGQHINDFTLPDVNLIGEHSDPAELGRMLQLILGCAVNCEQKQEYIQTIMMMEESVQHVVMTAIQELMSKETPVTGGNESYQDLDRQLKKTAEELNDALSTKEEISQRCRELDMQVAALQEEKSSLLAENQVMMERLNQSDSIEDINSPAGRRHLQLQTQLEQLQEETFRLEAAKDDYRIRCEELDKELMDVKSQNEELVSLADEAQSLKDEMDVLRHSSDKVSKLEGTVEHYKKKLEDMGLLRRQNKLMEEKNTVLMQTNVGLEEELRKANATKGQLETYKRQVVELQNRLSEESKKADKMEFEYKRVKEKVDSLQKEKDRMRTERDSLKETIEELHCVQAQEGQLTSSLFPLVSNDGSDSLAAEITTPEIREHLIRLQHENKMLKLAQEGSDNEKITLLQSLLEDANRRKNELETENRLINQRLMEEQGQVEELQKSLEEQGSQADDSSILKKKYEQHMEKVRDLNNELLKKNTFIDEMEPKYNASSQRVDDLEEALKKKDEDMKQMEERYKKYLEKAKSVIRTLDPKQNQGSGPEVQALKNQLQEKERMLHSLEKEMDKTKTQRDYEEKLIVSAWYNMGMTIQKKAAEDRLANTGSGQSFLARQRQATSSRRSYPGHVQPATSR; this comes from the exons ATCCAGACATTCGGAGTGGAGGCTCCATGTAAGACAGTGGATGACTTGACGAGTGGCATCGTCATGGCCCAAGCTCTACAGAAAAT AGATATAGTGTATTTCAGTGACGCCTGGATTGGTAGAATCAAACCAGATGTCGGGGACAACTGGAGGTTAAAG ATCAGCAATCTAAAGAAAATTTTGAAAGGCGTCCTCGACTATAACCAGGAG ATCCTAGGCCAGCACATTAATGACTTCACACTACCAGATGTCAACCTCATCGGAGAACACTCTGACCCAGCAGAGCTTGGGAGGATGCTGCAGCTCATACTGGGCTGTGCTGTCAACTGTGAGCAGAAACAAG AATACATCCAGACCATAATGATGATGGAGGAGTCGGTGCAGCACGTTGTCATGACAGCCATCCAAGAG ctGATGAGTAAAGAGACTCCGGTGACGGGAGGAAATGAATCGTATCAGGATCTAGACAGACAG CTGAAAAAAACAGCTGAGGAGCTGAACGATGCTTTGTCTACGAAGGAAGAGATCTCCCAGAGGTGTCGTGAGCTGGACATGCAG GTGGCAGCGCTgcaagaggagaagagcagtTTACTCGCAGAAAACCAGGTCATGATGGAGAGACTCAACCAGTCGGACTCCATAGAGGACATCAACAGCCCAGCTGGACGCAGACACCTCCAGCTGCAGACACAACTCGAGcaactacaggaagagacgtTCAG GTTGGAAGCGGCAAAAGACGACTACAGGATCCGGTGTGAGGAGCTTGATAAAGAACTGATGGATGTAAAGTCCCAGAATGAAGAGCTTGTGTCACTGGCTGATGAAGCCCAGTCTCTTAAGGATGAGATGGATGTTCTTCG GCATTCATCAGACAAAGTGTCCAAACTGGAGGGGACAGTGGAACACTacaagaagaagctggaggacATGGGACTTCTGAGGAGACAG AATaagctgatggaggagaagaacacAGTGTTGATGCAGACCAACGTCGGTTTGGAAGAAGAGCTACGAAAGGCAAATGCCACCAAGGGCCAGCTGGAGACGTACAAGAGACAG GTGGTTGAACTTCAGAACAGACTGTCGGAAGAATCTAAAAAAGCCGACAAGATGGAGTTTGAGTACAAACGTGTCAAAGAGAAAGTGGACTccctacaaaaagaaaaagat cGTATGCGGACGGAGAGAGACTCGCTGAAGGAGACGATTGAGGAGCTGCACTGTGTCCAGGCTCAGGAGGGACAGCTTACATCTA GTCTCTTCCCATTGGTCAGCAACGACGGCTCAGATTCGCTGGCTGCTGAGATCACAACCCCAGAGATTCG agAACATTTGATTCGTCTTCAGCATGAGAACAAGATGCTGAAGTTGGCCCAGGAGGGATCAGACAACGAGAAgatcactctgctgcagagtctACTGGAGGACGCCAACAGAAGAAAGAACGAGCTGGAGACGGAGAACAG ATTAATCAATCAGCGCTTGATGGAGGAACAGGGtcaggtggaggagctgcaaaAGTCTCTTGAGGAACAGGGCTCACAAGCAGATGAT TCTTCCATTCTGAAAAAGAAATATGAGCAGCACAT GGAGAAAGTACGAGACCTGAACAATGAGTTACTGAAGAAAAACACCTTCATCGATGAAATGGAGCCTAAATACAACGCCAGCA GCCAGCGGGTGGATGATCTGGAAGAGGCCTTgaaaaagaaagatgaagacatgaagcagatggaggagagatATAAGAAATACCTGGAAAAAGCCAAGAGT GTGATCCGGACCCTGGACCCCAAACAAAACCAGGGTTCGGGTCCTGAGGTCCAGGCCCTGAAGAAccagctgcaggagaaggagaggatgtTACACTCACTGGAG AAGGAGATGGACAAGACAAAGACCCAGAGAGATTACGAGGAGAAACTGATTGTGTCAGCCTGGTACAATATG
- the hook3 gene encoding protein Hook homolog 3 isoform X3, whose amino-acid sequence MSRTGTLDRMELCGSLLTWIQTFGVEAPCKTVDDLTSGIVMAQALQKIDIVYFSDAWIGRIKPDVGDNWRLKISNLKKILKGVLDYNQEILGQHINDFTLPDVNLIGEHSDPAELGRMLQLILGCAVNCEQKQEYIQTIMMMEESVQHVVMTAIQELMSKETPVTGGNESYQDLDRQLKKTAEELNDALSTKEEISQRCRELDMQVAALQEEKSSLLAENQVMMERLNQSDSIEDINSPAGRRHLQLQTQLEQLQEETFRLEAAKDDYRIRCEELDKELMDVKSQNEELVSLADEAQSLKDEMDVLRHSSDKVSKLEGTVEHYKKKLEDMGLLRRQNKLMEEKNTVLMQTNVGLEEELRKANATKGQLETYKRQVVELQNRLSEESKKADKMEFEYKRVKEKVDSLQKEKDRMRTERDSLKETIEELHCVQAQEGQLTSSLFPLVSNDGSDSLAAEITTPEIREHLIRLQHENKMLKLAQEGSDNEKITLLQSLLEDANRRKNELETENRLINQRLMEEQGQVEELQKSLEEQGSQADDSSILKKKYEQHMEKVRDLNNELLKKNTFIDEMEPKYNASSQRVDDLEEALKKKDEDMKQMEERYKKYLEKAKSVIRTLDPKQNQGSGPEVQALKNQLQEKERMLHSLEKEMDKTKTQRDYEEKLIVSAWYNMGMTIQKKAAEDRLANTGSGQSFLARQRQATSSRRSYPGHVQPATSSNVTA is encoded by the exons ATCCAGACATTCGGAGTGGAGGCTCCATGTAAGACAGTGGATGACTTGACGAGTGGCATCGTCATGGCCCAAGCTCTACAGAAAAT AGATATAGTGTATTTCAGTGACGCCTGGATTGGTAGAATCAAACCAGATGTCGGGGACAACTGGAGGTTAAAG ATCAGCAATCTAAAGAAAATTTTGAAAGGCGTCCTCGACTATAACCAGGAG ATCCTAGGCCAGCACATTAATGACTTCACACTACCAGATGTCAACCTCATCGGAGAACACTCTGACCCAGCAGAGCTTGGGAGGATGCTGCAGCTCATACTGGGCTGTGCTGTCAACTGTGAGCAGAAACAAG AATACATCCAGACCATAATGATGATGGAGGAGTCGGTGCAGCACGTTGTCATGACAGCCATCCAAGAG ctGATGAGTAAAGAGACTCCGGTGACGGGAGGAAATGAATCGTATCAGGATCTAGACAGACAG CTGAAAAAAACAGCTGAGGAGCTGAACGATGCTTTGTCTACGAAGGAAGAGATCTCCCAGAGGTGTCGTGAGCTGGACATGCAG GTGGCAGCGCTgcaagaggagaagagcagtTTACTCGCAGAAAACCAGGTCATGATGGAGAGACTCAACCAGTCGGACTCCATAGAGGACATCAACAGCCCAGCTGGACGCAGACACCTCCAGCTGCAGACACAACTCGAGcaactacaggaagagacgtTCAG GTTGGAAGCGGCAAAAGACGACTACAGGATCCGGTGTGAGGAGCTTGATAAAGAACTGATGGATGTAAAGTCCCAGAATGAAGAGCTTGTGTCACTGGCTGATGAAGCCCAGTCTCTTAAGGATGAGATGGATGTTCTTCG GCATTCATCAGACAAAGTGTCCAAACTGGAGGGGACAGTGGAACACTacaagaagaagctggaggacATGGGACTTCTGAGGAGACAG AATaagctgatggaggagaagaacacAGTGTTGATGCAGACCAACGTCGGTTTGGAAGAAGAGCTACGAAAGGCAAATGCCACCAAGGGCCAGCTGGAGACGTACAAGAGACAG GTGGTTGAACTTCAGAACAGACTGTCGGAAGAATCTAAAAAAGCCGACAAGATGGAGTTTGAGTACAAACGTGTCAAAGAGAAAGTGGACTccctacaaaaagaaaaagat cGTATGCGGACGGAGAGAGACTCGCTGAAGGAGACGATTGAGGAGCTGCACTGTGTCCAGGCTCAGGAGGGACAGCTTACATCTA GTCTCTTCCCATTGGTCAGCAACGACGGCTCAGATTCGCTGGCTGCTGAGATCACAACCCCAGAGATTCG agAACATTTGATTCGTCTTCAGCATGAGAACAAGATGCTGAAGTTGGCCCAGGAGGGATCAGACAACGAGAAgatcactctgctgcagagtctACTGGAGGACGCCAACAGAAGAAAGAACGAGCTGGAGACGGAGAACAG ATTAATCAATCAGCGCTTGATGGAGGAACAGGGtcaggtggaggagctgcaaaAGTCTCTTGAGGAACAGGGCTCACAAGCAGATGAT TCTTCCATTCTGAAAAAGAAATATGAGCAGCACAT GGAGAAAGTACGAGACCTGAACAATGAGTTACTGAAGAAAAACACCTTCATCGATGAAATGGAGCCTAAATACAACGCCAGCA GCCAGCGGGTGGATGATCTGGAAGAGGCCTTgaaaaagaaagatgaagacatgaagcagatggaggagagatATAAGAAATACCTGGAAAAAGCCAAGAGT GTGATCCGGACCCTGGACCCCAAACAAAACCAGGGTTCGGGTCCTGAGGTCCAGGCCCTGAAGAAccagctgcaggagaaggagaggatgtTACACTCACTGGAG AAGGAGATGGACAAGACAAAGACCCAGAGAGATTACGAGGAGAAACTGATTGTGTCAGCCTGGTACAATATG
- the hook3 gene encoding protein Hook homolog 3 isoform X1, whose translation MSRTGTLDRMELCGSLLTWIQTFGVEAPCKTVDDLTSGIVMAQALQKIDIVYFSDAWIGRIKPDVGDNWRLKISNLKKILKGVLDYNQEILGQHINDFTLPDVNLIGEHSDPAELGRMLQLILGCAVNCEQKQEYIQTIMMMEESVQHVVMTAIQELMSKETPVTGGNESYQDLDRQLKKTAEELNDALSTKEEISQRCRELDMQALHVQEERDRLRLEFNELEERVAALQEEKSSLLAENQVMMERLNQSDSIEDINSPAGRRHLQLQTQLEQLQEETFRLEAAKDDYRIRCEELDKELMDVKSQNEELVSLADEAQSLKDEMDVLRHSSDKVSKLEGTVEHYKKKLEDMGLLRRQNKLMEEKNTVLMQTNVGLEEELRKANATKGQLETYKRQVVELQNRLSEESKKADKMEFEYKRVKEKVDSLQKEKDRMRTERDSLKETIEELHCVQAQEGQLTSSLFPLVSNDGSDSLAAEITTPEIREHLIRLQHENKMLKLAQEGSDNEKITLLQSLLEDANRRKNELETENRLINQRLMEEQGQVEELQKSLEEQGSQADDSSILKKKYEQHMEKVRDLNNELLKKNTFIDEMEPKYNASSQRVDDLEEALKKKDEDMKQMEERYKKYLEKAKSVIRTLDPKQNQGSGPEVQALKNQLQEKERMLHSLEKEMDKTKTQRDYEEKLIVSAWYNMGMTIQKKAAEDRLANTGSGQSFLARQRQATSSRRSYPGHVQPATSSNVTA comes from the exons ATCCAGACATTCGGAGTGGAGGCTCCATGTAAGACAGTGGATGACTTGACGAGTGGCATCGTCATGGCCCAAGCTCTACAGAAAAT AGATATAGTGTATTTCAGTGACGCCTGGATTGGTAGAATCAAACCAGATGTCGGGGACAACTGGAGGTTAAAG ATCAGCAATCTAAAGAAAATTTTGAAAGGCGTCCTCGACTATAACCAGGAG ATCCTAGGCCAGCACATTAATGACTTCACACTACCAGATGTCAACCTCATCGGAGAACACTCTGACCCAGCAGAGCTTGGGAGGATGCTGCAGCTCATACTGGGCTGTGCTGTCAACTGTGAGCAGAAACAAG AATACATCCAGACCATAATGATGATGGAGGAGTCGGTGCAGCACGTTGTCATGACAGCCATCCAAGAG ctGATGAGTAAAGAGACTCCGGTGACGGGAGGAAATGAATCGTATCAGGATCTAGACAGACAG CTGAAAAAAACAGCTGAGGAGCTGAACGATGCTTTGTCTACGAAGGAAGAGATCTCCCAGAGGTGTCGTGAGCTGGACATGCAG GCCCTCCATGTCCAAGAGGAGCGTGATAGACTGAGGTTAGAGTTTAATGAGCTAGAAGAGAGG GTGGCAGCGCTgcaagaggagaagagcagtTTACTCGCAGAAAACCAGGTCATGATGGAGAGACTCAACCAGTCGGACTCCATAGAGGACATCAACAGCCCAGCTGGACGCAGACACCTCCAGCTGCAGACACAACTCGAGcaactacaggaagagacgtTCAG GTTGGAAGCGGCAAAAGACGACTACAGGATCCGGTGTGAGGAGCTTGATAAAGAACTGATGGATGTAAAGTCCCAGAATGAAGAGCTTGTGTCACTGGCTGATGAAGCCCAGTCTCTTAAGGATGAGATGGATGTTCTTCG GCATTCATCAGACAAAGTGTCCAAACTGGAGGGGACAGTGGAACACTacaagaagaagctggaggacATGGGACTTCTGAGGAGACAG AATaagctgatggaggagaagaacacAGTGTTGATGCAGACCAACGTCGGTTTGGAAGAAGAGCTACGAAAGGCAAATGCCACCAAGGGCCAGCTGGAGACGTACAAGAGACAG GTGGTTGAACTTCAGAACAGACTGTCGGAAGAATCTAAAAAAGCCGACAAGATGGAGTTTGAGTACAAACGTGTCAAAGAGAAAGTGGACTccctacaaaaagaaaaagat cGTATGCGGACGGAGAGAGACTCGCTGAAGGAGACGATTGAGGAGCTGCACTGTGTCCAGGCTCAGGAGGGACAGCTTACATCTA GTCTCTTCCCATTGGTCAGCAACGACGGCTCAGATTCGCTGGCTGCTGAGATCACAACCCCAGAGATTCG agAACATTTGATTCGTCTTCAGCATGAGAACAAGATGCTGAAGTTGGCCCAGGAGGGATCAGACAACGAGAAgatcactctgctgcagagtctACTGGAGGACGCCAACAGAAGAAAGAACGAGCTGGAGACGGAGAACAG ATTAATCAATCAGCGCTTGATGGAGGAACAGGGtcaggtggaggagctgcaaaAGTCTCTTGAGGAACAGGGCTCACAAGCAGATGAT TCTTCCATTCTGAAAAAGAAATATGAGCAGCACAT GGAGAAAGTACGAGACCTGAACAATGAGTTACTGAAGAAAAACACCTTCATCGATGAAATGGAGCCTAAATACAACGCCAGCA GCCAGCGGGTGGATGATCTGGAAGAGGCCTTgaaaaagaaagatgaagacatgaagcagatggaggagagatATAAGAAATACCTGGAAAAAGCCAAGAGT GTGATCCGGACCCTGGACCCCAAACAAAACCAGGGTTCGGGTCCTGAGGTCCAGGCCCTGAAGAAccagctgcaggagaaggagaggatgtTACACTCACTGGAG AAGGAGATGGACAAGACAAAGACCCAGAGAGATTACGAGGAGAAACTGATTGTGTCAGCCTGGTACAATATG
- the hook3 gene encoding protein Hook homolog 3 isoform X2 yields MSRTGTLDRMELCGSLLTWIQTFGVEAPCKTVDDLTSGIVMAQALQKIDIVYFSDAWIGRIKPDVGDNWRLKISNLKKILKGVLDYNQEILGQHINDFTLPDVNLIGEHSDPAELGRMLQLILGCAVNCEQKQEYIQTIMMMEESVQHVVMTAIQELMSKETPVTGGNESYQDLDRQLKKTAEELNDALSTKEEISQRCRELDMQALHVQEERDRLRLEFNELEERVAALQEEKSSLLAENQVMMERLNQSDSIEDINSPAGRRHLQLQTQLEQLQEETFRLEAAKDDYRIRCEELDKELMDVKSQNEELVSLADEAQSLKDEMDVLRHSSDKVSKLEGTVEHYKKKLEDMGLLRRQNKLMEEKNTVLMQTNVGLEEELRKANATKGQLETYKRQVVELQNRLSEESKKADKMEFEYKRVKEKVDSLQKEKDRMRTERDSLKETIEELHCVQAQEGQLTSSLFPLVSNDGSDSLAAEITTPEIREHLIRLQHENKMLKLAQEGSDNEKITLLQSLLEDANRRKNELETENRLINQRLMEEQGQVEELQKSLEEQGSQADDSSILKKKYEQHMEKVRDLNNELLKKNTFIDEMEPKYNASSQRVDDLEEALKKKDEDMKQMEERYKKYLEKAKSVIRTLDPKQNQGSGPEVQALKNQLQEKERMLHSLEKEMDKTKTQRDYEEKLIVSAWYNMGMTIQKKAAEDRLANTGSGQSFLARQRQATSSRRSYPGHVQPATSRSTR; encoded by the exons ATCCAGACATTCGGAGTGGAGGCTCCATGTAAGACAGTGGATGACTTGACGAGTGGCATCGTCATGGCCCAAGCTCTACAGAAAAT AGATATAGTGTATTTCAGTGACGCCTGGATTGGTAGAATCAAACCAGATGTCGGGGACAACTGGAGGTTAAAG ATCAGCAATCTAAAGAAAATTTTGAAAGGCGTCCTCGACTATAACCAGGAG ATCCTAGGCCAGCACATTAATGACTTCACACTACCAGATGTCAACCTCATCGGAGAACACTCTGACCCAGCAGAGCTTGGGAGGATGCTGCAGCTCATACTGGGCTGTGCTGTCAACTGTGAGCAGAAACAAG AATACATCCAGACCATAATGATGATGGAGGAGTCGGTGCAGCACGTTGTCATGACAGCCATCCAAGAG ctGATGAGTAAAGAGACTCCGGTGACGGGAGGAAATGAATCGTATCAGGATCTAGACAGACAG CTGAAAAAAACAGCTGAGGAGCTGAACGATGCTTTGTCTACGAAGGAAGAGATCTCCCAGAGGTGTCGTGAGCTGGACATGCAG GCCCTCCATGTCCAAGAGGAGCGTGATAGACTGAGGTTAGAGTTTAATGAGCTAGAAGAGAGG GTGGCAGCGCTgcaagaggagaagagcagtTTACTCGCAGAAAACCAGGTCATGATGGAGAGACTCAACCAGTCGGACTCCATAGAGGACATCAACAGCCCAGCTGGACGCAGACACCTCCAGCTGCAGACACAACTCGAGcaactacaggaagagacgtTCAG GTTGGAAGCGGCAAAAGACGACTACAGGATCCGGTGTGAGGAGCTTGATAAAGAACTGATGGATGTAAAGTCCCAGAATGAAGAGCTTGTGTCACTGGCTGATGAAGCCCAGTCTCTTAAGGATGAGATGGATGTTCTTCG GCATTCATCAGACAAAGTGTCCAAACTGGAGGGGACAGTGGAACACTacaagaagaagctggaggacATGGGACTTCTGAGGAGACAG AATaagctgatggaggagaagaacacAGTGTTGATGCAGACCAACGTCGGTTTGGAAGAAGAGCTACGAAAGGCAAATGCCACCAAGGGCCAGCTGGAGACGTACAAGAGACAG GTGGTTGAACTTCAGAACAGACTGTCGGAAGAATCTAAAAAAGCCGACAAGATGGAGTTTGAGTACAAACGTGTCAAAGAGAAAGTGGACTccctacaaaaagaaaaagat cGTATGCGGACGGAGAGAGACTCGCTGAAGGAGACGATTGAGGAGCTGCACTGTGTCCAGGCTCAGGAGGGACAGCTTACATCTA GTCTCTTCCCATTGGTCAGCAACGACGGCTCAGATTCGCTGGCTGCTGAGATCACAACCCCAGAGATTCG agAACATTTGATTCGTCTTCAGCATGAGAACAAGATGCTGAAGTTGGCCCAGGAGGGATCAGACAACGAGAAgatcactctgctgcagagtctACTGGAGGACGCCAACAGAAGAAAGAACGAGCTGGAGACGGAGAACAG ATTAATCAATCAGCGCTTGATGGAGGAACAGGGtcaggtggaggagctgcaaaAGTCTCTTGAGGAACAGGGCTCACAAGCAGATGAT TCTTCCATTCTGAAAAAGAAATATGAGCAGCACAT GGAGAAAGTACGAGACCTGAACAATGAGTTACTGAAGAAAAACACCTTCATCGATGAAATGGAGCCTAAATACAACGCCAGCA GCCAGCGGGTGGATGATCTGGAAGAGGCCTTgaaaaagaaagatgaagacatgaagcagatggaggagagatATAAGAAATACCTGGAAAAAGCCAAGAGT GTGATCCGGACCCTGGACCCCAAACAAAACCAGGGTTCGGGTCCTGAGGTCCAGGCCCTGAAGAAccagctgcaggagaaggagaggatgtTACACTCACTGGAG AAGGAGATGGACAAGACAAAGACCCAGAGAGATTACGAGGAGAAACTGATTGTGTCAGCCTGGTACAATATG